CCATGCCCCTTGTTCCGGGCTGTGACCCACGCCACTCCCACCGGCGCCCCCGGTGCGGCCCGTGGCGCACCGACCCGCCATTCCGCAGGGCCGGATTTGCCGACCCGCCGAATGGCGAACGGCGGTATTGTTGCGAATTTGCCACGCCATAGGTCAAACTCTTAACCACACCCCGCCCGACACAGGGAGTAATGGCGATGGCAAGGAAAGTAATCACCGTTCTGACCGACGACCTGGACGGCGGAAAGGCCGACCGGACCGTCGAGTTCAGCCTGGACGGCGTGGCGTACACGATCGACGTCTCCGACGAGAACGCCGGCGTCCTGCGCAAGGCCCTCGACCCGTACATCAGCGCTGGCAGGCGGATTGGGCGTGGGCCGGTGGAGACCGGGCGGGCGGCGCGGCGGACGACCGGCCCGGCCACCTCGGGAATGGACCGCGAGCAGAACCGCGCCATCCGGGAATGGGCCGTGAAGAACGGCTACGAGATTTCCGAGCGGGGCCGCATCCCGGTGTCGGTGGTGGAGGCGTACAAGAACCGCTGAGCCGTCCCGGATCACCGTTGGGCATCCCGGGGTCACGCTGAGAATTGGGCGTGGCCCCGGCGGTTTTCCGGGCGTTAACAATTTTCAGCCGCAGGGGACCCGCCAGCGTCCCGGTCCGGCCCGGGCGCCGACCGCCATCTGGATCGGCGTCCGGCGGTCCGCGGACGTCACATCGGCCCCCCGCGCGTACCGGCCCGACACCGACGGGCGGGGCCCTCCAGGCTGCGCCCGGGCGGCCCCGACCGTCGTGACGATCAGTTGACCCGGATCCGCACCACGTCGAAGGCGGGGGTCTGGTTGGCCCGCTCCATCATCGGGATGCGGTGCGAACCGTCACCGGCCCAGACCGCGCACTGCGCGAGGCCCGACTGCGGCAGGCCGGGGATCTGGATGAGCACGTCGTCCGGCTGGGCGCCGCCCTTGCCGTCCTCGGTGGCGACGAAGAACGCCGGCACGTCCTGCGGGCTCGGGGGCTGCCGGGTGCTGTCGAGCATCCGGCACGCGGTGTGGAAGTGACCGCGCACCAGGCCCTGGTCGTTGAGCAGCGAGCTCTCCAGGTAGTACCCGCCCTGACCGGCGGCGAGGAACCGGTCGCGAACCAGGTTCCGGGTGGTGACCCGGAGGGTGAAGGGCTGGTTGCGCTCGACCCGGTTCGGGAACTGGGTGATGAGCAGCGACGGGTTGTTCGCCGCCGCGCCGACCTCACCGAAGGCGGTGCTCACGCACCGATTTCCGGCCTGAAATCCGTCGTGCGGCTGCAGGTTGCTGTTGCTGCAGTCCTTGGCGAGCACGTCGAGACCATTGTTGTTCCCACCGGTGTTGTTGCCGCCGTTGTTGTTGCCGCCGGTCTGGCCACCATTGTTGTCACCGCCGGTCTGACCGCCGTTGCCGTTCCCGCCGGTCTGACCGCCGTTGTCGTTCCCACCGTTCTGGCCGCCGTTCTGGGCGTTGTCGGCAATGGCGCACTGGGCGAGTTGGTCGAGGCCCTGGGGACGCTGCGCCACCCGGCCGATCGCGGTGGCGATCCGGTTCAGCGTGGCGGTGCGCTTGTCCGCCAGCGGTCGCAGGATGACGTTGTTGATGAAGTCCTGGCCGGCGCGGTTGCCGTCGGCGGCCAGCCGCCGGTTGGCCTCGGCGATCTGCGCGTCCAACAGGGCGAGGTTGCGGTCCACCTCGTTGCGCGCCTGATCGGGCATCTGCGGGAGTTTGCTCTTCACGTCCGGGCAGGCCACGGTGGGCGTGCCCGCTCCCGTCCCGCCACCCTTGGTCTGCTGGCACTCGGCGACCGACATCTGACCGTCACCCCAGTGGTTGCGTACCCAGCGACCGTTCTGCCAGGTCCGGGTCGTGCTGCCCTGACCGCCCGGCGACGTCGCGCCCGGGCTCGGGGCCACGCAGGACGCCGAGGCGGCACGGATGGTCGTCCGCCGGTCCTGGGCGGACGAGATCTGGGTGACGGCGACGATTCCGCCGAAGACCGCGAGCGTGCCGACCACCGCCAGCATTCGCTTGCTCCGCGCGTTACCGGATGACCGGCGCGCCCGTGTGGACCTGCGCATCGAATTGCTCTCCTTCTCGATCCGGTAGTTGATTCGTGACCCCGGCGGACCGACGGAATTCGGGGTGAGGATCACTGCGACGTTCCGGTTGCACGTCGATGACCGACGATGCCCTTTCCGCACCGTCTCCGCGCCCTCCGGCGCGACGGGAAGATCTGCGTCCATTCCCGCTTAGGTACGGAGCGACAGCGGCGAGGGTTCAATCCCGATCTGGGGATTTCGAGAAGGATTTCGCCCGGGCGGTAAGGCCGGGCCGCGCCGGGTCAGTCGGCGCAGAGGTGGTCGAAGGCGAAGCCGCCGTCGAACTCGTCCCGCCGAGCGGCCAGCCCCCGGATCTGTCGGTGCAGCTCGTCCCGGTCCACCAGCGGCGGTTCGGCGGCGTCGAGCTCGCGCAGCCGCTCCCCCACCGCCACCGCGGCGAGGTCCTCGGCGAGCCGGCCCGGCTCCACCCCGCAGTCGAGCCGCTGCGCGAGGAGCTGGACCCGCTCGACCAGGCACCGGCCGGGCCGCACCTCGACCCAGCTCCACCCCTCGGCCGGGCCGTCGGTCCAGCACACGTGCAGCCCGCGGACGATCGGATCGGCCAGGCGCCGCTCCACGTACGCCTCGACGGCCGCGACCCGGGCCAGCGCCCCGAGATCGTTGACCGGCCCGCGGCGACCGTCGGGGAGCCGGCCGACGATGTCCCGGAAGCCGACCCCGTCCCGGCCCTCCGGGCCGGTGCCGGCGCTGTAGGCGCGGGCGTCGATGAGATACTCGACGAGGCGGCGGGCGTGGTCCGCCCCGCGCAGCGTCGCCGATTCGACCCGCAGCACGGGCAGGCCGACGGCGGCGCAGACCGTGCTGGTCATCCGCTCGGCGCGCCGGGCCGGGGACCCGGCCGCCGCCGGCGGGGCGAACTGCACGGCGAAGCGCGGCCGGCCCGGGTCGGCCGCGCACACCACCTGGTCGAAGCCCTCCCGGAGGGCGGTGCTCCACTGGTGGCCGGTGACACCCGGCGGGCGGCCCTGCACCAGCTCGCTGAGCCGCCGCGAGGGGTGGACCACCTGGCCGGAGCGGGTGCCGGCCGGGGTGGCCCCGGACGTGATCGGGCGCAGCCAGGAGTCCGTCACGCTGCCGGTGCTCGTCATCTTCGCCAGATCCATCCGTCGGTGGTCGACCGGAGCGAGTCTAGGGCGTCGATCATGGTCGTCGCGTCGCCGGTGCGGCCGGAATCCGGTTCCCCGGACCGCTGGGGCCTCCGGCGGGCCAGCCGGAGGCCACCCGTCGGCCGCCGAGCGGGACGGCGGATGCCCCCCCGGGCCCGGCCACCGTCCCAGGCGGGGCACTGACCATCCCGGTCGAGCCGGCGCGACTGAACACCCCGGAAACGGGTACGCCCCGCCCGTCCGGTCGGTCGCCGGTTGAGCGGAGGTGGGCATGACGCGGCAGCAGTTCGGTTTCCTCACCGGGTTCCTCCTGGTCGCGGTCTGGGCGCTGGGCGGGGCCGGCGCCGCGGCGGCCGCCACGCTCGCCGGGCTGGTCGGCTGGCTGCTGGTCCGGGTCCTCGACGGTGACGTCGCCGTCCCCGGTCTCGCCGACCGGGTGACCGGGGACCGGCGCCGCTGACCGGGACGCCACCATGACCGGCACCCTGCCCCGACGCGGCACGGCCGCACCCGGCCGGGCCGGCGCGCCGGCGTGGACCGAGGCGACAATCGCCCGCCTGGCCGAGGACGCGGCGCGGCGCGCCCCGGCCGCCTCCCGACCGGTGGCCACCGTCCGGGTCGACGGCACCGCCGCCCGGGTGGACCTCGACCTCGTCGTCGACCACGGCGCGCACCTTCCGACGGTCGGCGAGGCGGTACGCCGACGCGTCGCCGCCGGGATCGAGGCGCAGACCGGCCTCACCGTCGAGGCCGTCACCGTCACCGTGGTGGACCTGCGCCTGCCGGCGGCTAACGCCGGTCCGCACGACGGGCCGAGCGGCGACGGCCGCGCCCGGTGGCCCGACCGGCACGGACCCGGGCGAGTCGACGTGCACCGCCGCCCGGCGGCCGGAGGGTGACGTGCGCACCGCCAACCGGGTCGCCACCCTGCTGCTCGCCGTCGCCCTGCTCGCCGGCGGCGTGCTGCTCGCCGTCGAGGGGCTGCTCGCCGCGCTCGGCCGCCCCGGCCCGCTGGTCCACCGCTGGTACGCCACGCTGACCGCCGCCCGGTGGCAGGACGCCCCGGTGCGGGCGGTCGCCGCCGGCGTCACCCTGCTCGGCGTGGGCGTGCTGGTCGCCGAGCTGCGCCGCTGGCACCCGGCCCGGCTGCCGCTGTCCGCGGACGACGGATGGCACCTGCACCGCCGCAGCATGGAGCGGCGGCTGGCGCGTACGGTCCGCTCGGTGCCGAGCATCCGGCGGGCCCGGGTACGCCTGCGCCGGCGCGGGGACGCCTGGCGGCCCCGGGTCACCGCCACCGGCGACCCGGCGGCCCGCGCCGACGTGGAGTTCGCGCTGCGCCGGGAACTCGACCGGCTGGCCGCGCCGCGCCACGGCCGGATCGAGGTCCGACTCGTGCCGGCCCGGCGGGCGACGTGAGCAACGCCGCCCACCGCCTGCTCTGGACGGTGCTCGCCCTGCTGCTGGTGGCGGCCGGGGGCGCTGCCCTGGCCGTCGGCTCCGGTCGGCTGCCGGGCGGCGACAGCAGGCTGCTCGGCGCCGGCCCGGTCGCCTGGTGGCGGGTCGGCGCGCCGTGGAGCGCCCTGGCGGTGGCCCTCGGCGGGGTGCTGCTGGCCCTGGTCGGCGGGCGGCTGCTGGTCGCCGGGTCGCGGGTGCCGGGCCGGCTCTCCGGCACCCTGGCGCATCCCGGGGACGGGGGTGGCCGGACCCGGGTGGCCTGCGCGCTGCTGACCGGCGCGCTGGAGCGGGACCTGCTCCGCACGCCCGGGACGCGCCGGGCCCGGGTGGTGCTCACCGGACCGGTGACCGGGCCGGACGTCTGGGTCGAGGTGCACCTGGCCCCGCACGCCGAACTCGCCGTCGTCCGCGACCAGGTCGACGCCGCGGTCCGGCGCTTCGCGACGACGGTGGGCTGTCGTCCGGCGCACCTGGACGTGACCGCGCTGCTGGACGAGACCGGGCGCTGATCGTCCGCGCCACGGCCTCCGGCGCCGGGCCCTTCGGCGGCCCCGGCCACCCGACCGACGATCGCCGATGGGCGAGGATGGGCGGGGGCGAGGAAGGGAGCGGCCGTGCGGGTGGTGTCGCTGGTGCCGTCGTTGACCGAGGCGGTGGCGCTGACCCGGCCCGAGGTGCTGGTCGGGGCGACCGACTGGTGCACCCACCCGGCCGGGCTGGACGTCGCCCGAGTCGGCGGCAGCAAGTACCCGGACCTGGACCGGGTGCTGGCGCTGCGGCCGGACCTGGTGCTGCTCAACGAGGAGGAGAACCGGCGCGCCGACGCGGACGCCCTCCGCGCGGCCGGCGTGCCGGTGCGGGTCACCTTCCCCCGCACGGTGCCCGAGGCGCTGACCCAGCTGGGCGAGCTGGTCGCCGCACTCGGCGCCCCCGCCGAGCCGGCGTGGCTGCGGGCCGCCCGGCGCGCCTGGGCCGCACCACCCGCCCCGGCGGCGCTGCGGGGCGCGGTGGTGCCGGTGTGGCGGCGCCCCTGGGTGGTGCTCGGCCGGGACACCTTCGCCGGGGACGTGCTGCGCCGGCTCGGCGTGGCCAACCGGTACGCCGACCACGAGGAGCGCTATCCCCGCCCCAGCCTGGACGAGCTGCGCGCCCAGGACCCGGAGCTGGTGGTGCTGCCGGACGAGCCGTACCGGTTCACCGCCGAGGACGGGCCGGAGGCGTTTCCCGGCGTACCGGCCGCGCTGGTCTCGGGGCGCCACCTGACCTGGTACGGGCCCTCTCTCGCCGAGGCGCCCGGGTTGCTGGCCGCCCAGCTCGCGCAGCCGCGCTGAACCCCGGTCGGTCAGGCGATGGGCAGGGCGCGCACGGGGTCCCGCTCCAGCAGGGTGGTGTCGTCCACGTCGTACGCGATCGCGTTGTGCACCTGGACGACCCCGCTGACCTGCGCGGCGAGCCGTCCGGCCAGGTCGACGGCGCTCCGCCGATCCACCCGCCCGTCCAGGGTGACCTCGCCGTCGCGAACCTGGACGGTGACCAGTCCGTCCCGGATCGCAAGCACCCGGCGCAGCACCTCCTGCACCACGTCCTCGCGGATCTCGGCGTCGCTGCGCAGGTGCACCCGGAGCAGGTCGCTGCGGGTCACGATGCCGACCAGCCGGCCCAGGTCGTCCAGCACCGGCAGTCGCTTGACCAGCTCCCGGTCCATCAGCCGGGCCGCCGCCGGCAACGACGCCCGTGCGGTGGTGGTGACCGCCGGGGCGGTCATCAGGTCCCTGGCGACCAGCGCGTCCGCCTTCTCCCGGGCGGTGCGGCGGCGCCGCCCCTCGAAGACCCGCCGCTGGTCGGGGTGACCGGCCCGCTCCACCCGGTGCAGCAGGTCGGCCTCGGAGACCACCCCCAGCACCCGGCGGAAGGAGTCCACCACCGGCACGGCGCTGATGCCCCGCCGGATCAGCACGTCGACGATCCGCCGGTACGGGGTCTCCTCCCCCACCGTCGCGACGTCGCTGGTCATCACGTCGCCCACCTGCCATGTCCGCATCACGACCTCCTCGATCCGGTCTTCCACTCGCGACGGTAGGCGCGGCCGGGGCACCCCGGGCAGAGGCGGACGGCAGGCCGGGGAAGGCCGACCGGACCGGGCCGGAAGGGGTCCAAGGTCCCGGTCGGGACGGGCCCGGTCGGCCCTGCTCGGGACGCCGCCGCGGAGGTGGAATGAAGGTGCCACCGGAAAGCGCGGGGCGAGGCACCAGAAGGGACGTGGAGACCATGACCGCGACGATCGAGCGGGTCACCGCCAACACCATCGCTCCGGCGGCTCAGACCACTCGGGACGCCGAGACCACCCGCGAGAAGGCCGCCCGGTACGTCCTCGCCGGACTCCGGATCGCGCTGGGCTGGACCTTCCTCTGGGCCTTCCTGGACAAGATGTTCGGCCTGGGGCACGAGACCGCGGCGAAGGCCGCCTGGATCAACGGGGACAGCCCCACCAAGGGCTTCCTCACCTTCGGCGCGGCCGGCCCGTTCCAGGGTCTCTACCACGACATCGCCGGTGCGGCCTGGGCGGACTGGCTGTTCATGCTCGGCCTCCTCGGCATCGGCGTGGCCCTGCTGCTCGGCATCGGCACCCGGATCGCCGCGGTCGCCGGCGGGTTCCTGCTGGTCATGATGTGGACGGCCGTGCTGCCCCCCGAGAACAACCCGTTCCTCGACGACCACCTCATCTACGCCGGTCTGCTGGCCGTCCTGGCCCTGGTCGGCGCCGGCAACACCCTCGGTTTCGGCCGGGCCTGGGCGAAGCTGCCCATCGTGCGGCGGCTCCCCTGGCTGAAGTGACGGCGGTACCGGCCCGGCGGGCGTCACCGAGAGGTGGCGCCCGCCGGTTTCGTCCGTCCACTCGTTGGGGTGGACCCGGGGACCGGCGGGTATCGGCCGGTCGCGATCCGGCAGGATCGACGGTGACCGCACCGTCAGCACCGAGGAGACCCGTTCATGGAGAAGCCCGAGGTTGGCCCGATCGAGGGCGCGCCGCCCGCCGATCTCGTCATCGAGGACATCACGGTCGGCGAGGGCCCGGAGGCCCGTCCCGGCCAGCTGGTCAGCGTGCACTACGTCGGCGTGGCCCACTCGACCGGCCGCGAGTTCGACGCGTCGTGGAACCGGGGTGATGCGTTCGAGTTCCCGCTGGGCGGCGGCCAGGTCATCGCCGGCTGGGACCAGGGCGTGGTCGGCATGAAGGTGGGGGGCCGGCGCCGGCTGACCATCCCGCCGCACCTGGGCTACGGCGCCCGGGGCGCCGGCGGCGTCATCAAGCCGAACGAGACGCTGGTCTTCGTGGTGGACCTGCTCGGCGTCCGCTGACGCGAAGCAGCGCCACATTCGGGGCCGTCGGCGCCACGCCGGCGGCCCCGCGCCGTCGGGTCAGGCGGCGACCAGGTCGCCCGCGCGGGCCGACTCACGCACCGTCATCACCCGGTGCAGGCCGGTGGCGCGCAACACCCGGGCCACCACCGGATCGGGGTCGACCAGCACCAGCTCACCACCCCGGGACCGGATCCGCAGGTGTGCGGCGATGAGCGCGCGCACCGCGGCCGCGGAGAGCACCCGCACGCCGGACAGGTCCAGCCGCAGCACGGGACGGGCCGGGGCCGCCCAG
This sequence is a window from Micromonospora sp. NBRC 110009. Protein-coding genes within it:
- a CDS encoding anti-sigma factor antagonist (This anti-anti-sigma factor, or anti-sigma factor antagonist, belongs to a family that includes characterized members SpoIIAA, RsbV, RsfA, and RsfB.); the protein is MGQRSDRFHVEIEVADHVVDVRAVGEIDIATVGSFRAALWAAPARPVLRLDLSGVRVLSAAAVRALIAAHLRIRSRGGELVLVDPDPVVARVLRATGLHRVMTVRESARAGDLVAA
- a CDS encoding helical backbone metal receptor, which gives rise to MRVVSLVPSLTEAVALTRPEVLVGATDWCTHPAGLDVARVGGSKYPDLDRVLALRPDLVLLNEEENRRADADALRAAGVPVRVTFPRTVPEALTQLGELVAALGAPAEPAWLRAARRAWAAPPAPAALRGAVVPVWRRPWVVLGRDTFAGDVLRRLGVANRYADHEERYPRPSLDELRAQDPELVVLPDEPYRFTAEDGPEAFPGVPAALVSGRHLTWYGPSLAEAPGLLAAQLAQPR
- a CDS encoding Asp23/Gls24 family envelope stress response protein: MTGTLPRRGTAAPGRAGAPAWTEATIARLAEDAARRAPAASRPVATVRVDGTAARVDLDLVVDHGAHLPTVGEAVRRRVAAGIEAQTGLTVEAVTVTVVDLRLPAANAGPHDGPSGDGRARWPDRHGPGRVDVHRRPAAGG
- a CDS encoding histone-like nucleoid-structuring protein Lsr2, which encodes MARKVITVLTDDLDGGKADRTVEFSLDGVAYTIDVSDENAGVLRKALDPYISAGRRIGRGPVETGRAARRTTGPATSGMDREQNRAIREWAVKNGYEISERGRIPVSVVEAYKNR
- a CDS encoding DoxX family protein; this encodes METMTATIERVTANTIAPAAQTTRDAETTREKAARYVLAGLRIALGWTFLWAFLDKMFGLGHETAAKAAWINGDSPTKGFLTFGAAGPFQGLYHDIAGAAWADWLFMLGLLGIGVALLLGIGTRIAAVAGGFLLVMMWTAVLPPENNPFLDDHLIYAGLLAVLALVGAGNTLGFGRAWAKLPIVRRLPWLK
- a CDS encoding CBS domain-containing protein → MRTWQVGDVMTSDVATVGEETPYRRIVDVLIRRGISAVPVVDSFRRVLGVVSEADLLHRVERAGHPDQRRVFEGRRRRTAREKADALVARDLMTAPAVTTTARASLPAAARLMDRELVKRLPVLDDLGRLVGIVTRSDLLRVHLRSDAEIREDVVQEVLRRVLAIRDGLVTVQVRDGEVTLDGRVDRRSAVDLAGRLAAQVSGVVQVHNAIAYDVDDTTLLERDPVRALPIA
- a CDS encoding FKBP-type peptidyl-prolyl cis-trans isomerase — translated: MEKPEVGPIEGAPPADLVIEDITVGEGPEARPGQLVSVHYVGVAHSTGREFDASWNRGDAFEFPLGGGQVIAGWDQGVVGMKVGGRRRLTIPPHLGYGARGAGGVIKPNETLVFVVDLLGVR